Proteins from a single region of Gossypium arboreum isolate Shixiya-1 chromosome 1, ASM2569848v2, whole genome shotgun sequence:
- the LOC108482038 gene encoding subtilisin-like protease SBT3.18, whose translation MQIYIVYLGINQFHDPILTSKLHIQVLSDVFASEEDAKRSILYSYSNSFSGFSAKLSSSQATILARMDKVVSVFRSKTLKLHTTRSWDFLGLTLDETRVTPMEFTNGQDVVVGIFDTGVWPESESFQEKPGMRPIPSSWKGVCVEGEKFEPAKACNRKLIGARYYLKGFEQEYGPLNMSGNPEYRSARDFLGHGTHTASTAAGSMVKNASFFGIGQGTARGGAPWARVAVYKICWGINGVGSCTEADILAAFDDALHDGVHVISASFGATPPLSPFFASSADIGSFHAMQLGITVVFSAGNDGPEPSLVQNVAPWSLCVAASTIDRSFPTEIVLDSNFTIMGQSIISKEIKGRLANAITYFVDGVCSLGNWNRKLATGRVVLCFYTPGLVYEIAQVAVKTAKGLGLIFAEPFTKPIADVDDDIPTLHVDINQGTIIGNYLAESLKLPVVQISPSKTIIGKSPAPTVVYFSSRGPSSISPDILKPDITAPGINILAAWPPQTPPTLQPSDDRLVRWNFQSGTSMSCPHVSGVGALLKSVHPGWSPAATRSAIMTTAYTRDASHDSILAGGSMAGSTPFDMGAGHINPLKAMDPGLIYDMKTSDYILFLCNTGYTQEQIERIVLPSSGVDTNCKNMHGPNANINYPSISVPNLRSPITIKRTVRNVGCGKKTTVYFGVAKEPDGVEVVIWPRVLIFSPSKQEKSYYVTLKPLKKSEGRYDFGEIVWSDGFHHVRSPLVVLVNNSDDFTI comes from the exons ATGCAGATTTACATAGTTTATTTAGGCATCAACCAATTCCATGACCCCATACTGACTTCCAAGCTTCATATTCAAGTCCTCTCTGATGTGTTTGCCAG TGAAGAAGATGCCAAGCGGTCCATCCTCTATAGCTACAGCAATAGTTTCTCGGGGTTTTCAGCAAAGCTCAGTTCATCTCAAGCAACCATATTGGCTA GGATGGACAAAGTAGTATCAGTCTTCAGGAGCAAGACACTAAAGTTGCACACAACAAGAAGCTGGGATTTTCTTGGCCTTACTCTGGATGAAACTCGAGTTACTCCGATGGAATTCACCAACGGCCAAGACGTAGTTGTTGGGATCTTTGATACAG GCGTATGGCCAGAATCTGAAAGTTTCCAGGAAAAGCCTGGCATGAGACCAATTCCATCATCTTGGAAAGGAGTATGCGTTGAAGGAGAAAAGTTTGAGCCTGCAAAAGCATGTAACCGCAAATTAATCGGTGCACGTTACTATCTCAAAGGGTTTGAACAAGAGTATGGGCCTCTTAACATGAGCGGTAACCCTGAATATAGATCAGCAAGAGACTTTCTTGGTCATGGAACGCATACCGCTTCTACAGCAGCAGGGTCTATGGTAAAAAATGCTAGCTTCTTTGGAATTGGCCAAGGTACTGCTAGAGGTGGCGCACCTTGGGCAAGGGTTGCAGTGTACAAAATATGCTGGGGCATAAATGGTGTAGGGAGTTGTACAGAAGCTGATATCTTAGCAGCTTTTGATGATGCTTTGCATGACGGAGTTCATGTAATCTCAGCCTCATTTGGTGCAACGCCTCCTTTGTCCCCATTCTTCGCATCAAGTGCAGATATTGGCTCATTCCACGCAATGCAACTTGGTATTACTGTAGTGTTCTCTGCAGGGAATGATGGTCCAGAGCCATCTCTAGTCCAAAATGTTGCACCATGGTCCCTTTGCGTAGCTGCTTCAACTATTGATAGAAGTTTTCCAACTGAAATTGTCCTTGACAGTAACTTCACCATAATG GGACAAAGCATAATCAGCAAAGAAATCAAAGGCAGACTGGCGAATGCAATCACTTATTTTGTTGATGG AGTGTGCAGCTTGGGGAACTGGAACCGAAAACTAGCTACTGGGAGAGTAGTCCTATGCTTTTACACTCCAGGACTAGTGTATGAAATAGCACAAGTAGCCGTTAAAACAGCAAAAGGATTGGGTTTGATCTTTGCCGAACCCTTTACCAAGCCAATTGCGGATGTCGACGATGATATCCCTACACTGCATGTTGACATTAACCAGGGGACTATAATAGGGAACTATCTGGCAGAATCCCTCAA GCTACCTGTAGTTCAGATATCACCGAGTAAAACAATCATTGGAAAGTCACCTGCGCCAACCGTAGTGTACTTTTCTTCCAGAGGGCCAAGCTCAATATCACCTGACATTCTCAAG CCAGACATCACTGCTCCAGGAATCAACATATTAGCAGCATGGCCACCACAAACTCCTCCGACTTTACAGCCGAGCGATGACCGCCTTGTGCGATGGAATTTTCAGTCGGGAACATCGATGTCTTGTCCTCACGTTTCAGGAGTGGGCGCTCTTCTCAAATCTGTCCATCCAGGGTGGTCGCCTGCTGCCACTAGATCTGCCATCATGACCACAG CTTATACAAGAGACGCAAGCCATGATAGCATTCTAGCTGGTGGATCAATGGCAGGTTCAACCCCTTTCGATATGGGTGCCGGCCACATAAACCCTTTAAAAGCAATGGACCCAGGGCTTATTTACGACATGAAAACCAGTGATTACATTCTCTTCCTCTGCAACACGGGATACACCCAAGAACAAATAGAGAGGATAGTTCTGCCCTCTTCCGGGGTCGATACCAACTGCAAGAACATGCATGGACCAAACGCCAACATAAATTACCCATCCATTAGCGTCCCGAATCTCCGATCCCCCATCACCATCAAAAGGACCGTGAGAAACGTGGGATGTGGGAAGAAAACTACAGTTTATTTCGGTGTTGCCAAGGAGCCTGATGGGGTGGAGGTGGTGATCTGGCCCAGGGTGCTGATTTTTTCGCCCTCCAAGCAAGAAAAGTCGTATTACGTCACTCTGAAGCCATTGAAAAAGTCAGAAGGAAGATACGATTTTGGAGAAATAGTTTGGTCGGATGGTTTCCACCATGTTAGAAGTCCACTGGTCGTCCTTGTCAATAATTCCGATGATTTCACCATCTAA
- the LOC108483662 gene encoding probable serine/threonine-protein kinase PBL16: protein MGNCWCKWEPTIYKNPKSESPKEQERERREGSKLPSNPEEVEDLRGGDSAANPLIAFTFEELKIITANFRQDRVLGGGGFGNVYKGFIPEDLREDLQIQPLPLPVAVKVHDGDNSYQGHREWLAEVIFLGQLSHPNLVKLIGYCCQDDHRVLIYEYMPRGSVENNLFSRVLLPLPWSTRMKIALGAAKGLAFLHEADKPVIYRDFKTSNILLDLDYNAKLSDFGLAKDGPEGDKSHVSTRIMGTYGYAAPEYIMTGHLSPRSDVYSFGVVLLELLTGRKSLDKSRPAREQNLTDWALPLLKEKKKLLNIVDPRLQGDFPTKAFHKAAMLAYHCLNRNPKARPLMRDIVDSLDPLQLSHPLPIEKTIVTVSTEAASYSFVAYMDESSEHIVCGKPYNGIQ, encoded by the exons ATGGGGAATTGTTGGTGTAAGTGGGAGCCTACCATATACAAAAATCCCAAATCAG AGTCTCCCAAGGAGCAAGAGAGAGAAAGGAGGGAAGGTAGTAAGTTGCCCTCAAACCCGGAAGAAGTAGAAGACCTACGTGGCGGTGATTCTGCAGCAAATCCATTAATAGCATTCACATTCGAAGAGTTGAAGATTATCACTGCAAATTTCAGGCAAGACCGTGTGTTGGGTGGAGGAGGTTTCGGAAACGTTTACAAAGGCTTCATCCCCGAGGACTTGAGGGAGGATCTTCAGATTCAGCCCCTTCCTCTTCCCGTTGCTGTAAAAGTTCATGACGGTGATAACAGTTATCAAGGTCACCGAGAATGGCTG GCGGAGGTCATATTTCTGGGGCAGCTGTCGCATCCGAATTTGGTGAAACTAATTGGATACTGCTGCCAAGATGACCATCGGGTACTTATATACGAGTATATGCCTCGTGGTAGTGTGGAAAACAATCTTTTTTCAA GAGTATTGCTTCCCCTTCCGTGGTCAACTAGAATGAAAATCGCATTGGGTGCTGCAAAAGGACTCGCCTTTCTCCATGAAGCAGACAAACCCGTCATCTACCGCGATTTTAAGACTTCTAATATTCTACTTGACCTG GATTACAACGCCAAGCTCTCTGATTTTGGCCTAGCGAAAGATGGACCCGAGGGAGACAAATCTCACGTCTCGACTCGCATAATGGGTACATATGGATATGCAGCACCTGAGTACATCATGACTG GACATTTGAGTCCTCGCAGCGATGTGTACAGCTTCGGTGTTGTCCTTCTGGAACTGCTTACAGGAAGGAAATCTCTGGACAAATCACGGCCAGCCCGCGAACAAAACCTTACAGATTGGGCTCTTCctctacttaaagagaagaagaAGTTACTGAACATAGTAGATCCTAGATTACAAGGAGATTTCCCCACCAAAGCCTTTCACAAAGCTGCCATGCTAGCTTATCACTGCCTCAACCGGAACCCCAAAGCAAGGCCTCTCATGCGAGATATAGTTGATTCCTTGGACCCTCTTCAGCTTTCTCACCCACTTCCCATAGAAAAAACTATCGTCACCGTCTCTACTGAG GCAGCTTCTTATTCATTTGTTGCTTACATGGATGAATCTAGTGAGCATATTGTTTGTGGGAAGCCATATAATGGAATACAATAA